The Methylomonas montana genome has a window encoding:
- a CDS encoding methyl-accepting chemotaxis protein, producing the protein MKTSSNIPFLKNKLNYAVASILFSSTAIFAYILLEHGFSWLALGLLIPLPLVAFDLWQTGKQSLLVLERIEEVLKHTNEGQFYHRITQTRGMGEIGKVAWELNETLDIMESYFKEINSCFQHAAEGNHDRYALVDGFPGLLKRSAKNMNAAIKHMDENERLMVKNRLSAGLHAMNTSNLLNNLKGNQSDLLDITEQMQKVEDIATETGRNAEASLSTVQSISNSLSNINANVHSVSDVIGALINDSKKITESLSMITGIADQTNLLALNASIEAARAGEHGRGFAVVADEVKNLSEHTKDAALEVSKTLKAFNKRVEQMHSEADNSAALSQEIMAQVSSFSMQFSNLSQSAKASVGFIAYAKDKSFGLLTKLDHIVYKQNGYISIETPHECPQHQAIIVDNHNCRLGKWYYEGLGYEKYRTTTAYAKLNHPHAEVHKTTQRAYEISRGQWADNPAMLDEIINQMQLAEHASAEVMQYIDTMVEEKHKSA; encoded by the coding sequence ATGAAGACCAGTTCAAATATCCCCTTTCTGAAAAACAAGCTGAATTACGCCGTTGCTAGCATTCTGTTTTCTTCAACGGCTATTTTTGCCTATATCTTATTGGAGCATGGTTTCTCATGGCTGGCATTGGGGCTGTTGATTCCTTTGCCGCTGGTGGCCTTTGATCTTTGGCAAACCGGAAAACAGAGTCTTTTGGTGCTGGAACGCATAGAAGAGGTGTTGAAACATACCAATGAGGGTCAGTTCTATCACCGCATCACTCAAACCAGGGGTATGGGAGAAATCGGCAAGGTGGCTTGGGAATTGAACGAAACCCTGGACATCATGGAGTCGTATTTCAAGGAAATAAACTCCTGTTTCCAGCATGCGGCGGAAGGCAACCATGATCGTTATGCGCTGGTCGATGGATTTCCAGGGCTACTGAAACGGTCGGCAAAAAACATGAATGCGGCCATCAAGCATATGGACGAAAACGAACGCTTAATGGTTAAAAACCGTTTGTCCGCCGGTCTGCATGCGATGAATACCTCCAATTTGCTGAACAATCTGAAAGGTAATCAGAGCGATTTGCTCGATATCACCGAGCAAATGCAGAAGGTCGAAGACATTGCCACGGAAACCGGCCGCAATGCCGAGGCCAGTCTGTCGACCGTGCAGAGCATCAGTAATTCCCTGTCCAACATTAATGCCAACGTGCATTCGGTATCGGATGTAATCGGTGCTTTAATTAACGATAGTAAAAAAATCACCGAATCGCTGTCAATGATTACCGGCATTGCCGATCAGACTAACCTATTGGCGCTGAATGCCTCGATCGAAGCCGCGCGGGCCGGTGAGCATGGCCGAGGTTTTGCGGTGGTGGCGGACGAAGTCAAAAACCTTTCCGAACATACCAAGGATGCGGCGCTGGAGGTCTCGAAAACCCTCAAGGCTTTCAACAAGCGCGTCGAACAAATGCACTCGGAAGCGGATAATTCAGCGGCGCTGTCTCAAGAGATCATGGCGCAAGTCAGCTCGTTCAGCATGCAGTTTTCTAATCTGTCTCAGTCTGCCAAGGCTTCGGTGGGCTTTATAGCCTATGCCAAAGACAAATCGTTCGGTTTACTGACCAAGCTCGATCATATCGTCTACAAACAAAACGGCTACATCTCGATCGAAACGCCCCACGAGTGTCCGCAGCATCAGGCCATCATCGTCGACAACCATAATTGCCGCTTGGGCAAATGGTATTACGAGGGGCTCGGTTACGAGAAATACAGAACCACCACGGCCTATGCCAAACTCAATCATCCTCACGCCGAGGTGCATAAAACCACGCAGCGCGCTTACGAAATATCGCGCGGGCAATGGGCGGATAACCCCGCCATGCTCGACGAAATCATTAATCAAATGCAATTGGCTGAACACGCCAGCGCCGAAGTGATGCAATATATCGACACAATGGTCGAAGAGAAACACAAGAGCGCTTAG
- a CDS encoding response regulator: MTDRQLANLQVFLVEPSPTQQHIIMQYLHSCEIDDITCVGSGAELFEQLKRSRPDLVISAMYLPDMTGVELVHALRNDGESYEMAFLLISSETNIQYLEPIRQAGAIAILPKPFSRESLRTALHSTLDYIRPEKLRLDHIDIEDLRVLLVDDSEFSLKYLTKVFNNIGIEQITTASDGKQALQLFNHYYFDLVVTDFNMPEMDGLQLVDHIRNNPERGSTPILMVTSEQNQSRLAAIEKSEVSAILDKPFEPISIKRLLLHLLN; the protein is encoded by the coding sequence ATGACAGATAGACAACTAGCCAATCTTCAGGTTTTTCTGGTTGAGCCGTCGCCCACCCAGCAACATATCATTATGCAGTATTTGCATAGTTGCGAGATCGACGATATCACCTGTGTCGGCAGCGGCGCGGAACTGTTCGAACAACTCAAACGGTCTCGTCCCGACCTGGTGATCAGCGCTATGTATCTGCCGGATATGACCGGCGTCGAGCTTGTGCATGCTTTGCGCAACGATGGCGAATCCTATGAAATGGCGTTTCTATTGATCTCCAGCGAAACCAATATTCAATATCTCGAGCCGATTCGCCAAGCGGGTGCCATCGCGATACTGCCGAAACCGTTTAGCCGCGAATCGCTGAGGACGGCTTTGCATTCCACGCTGGATTATATAAGGCCCGAGAAACTCAGGCTGGACCATATCGATATCGAAGATTTGCGGGTGTTGTTGGTGGACGACAGCGAGTTTTCCCTGAAATACCTGACCAAGGTTTTCAATAATATCGGCATCGAACAAATCACCACGGCCAGCGATGGCAAACAGGCTTTGCAATTGTTCAACCACTATTATTTCGATCTGGTGGTGACCGATTTCAATATGCCGGAAATGGACGGCTTGCAACTGGTCGATCACATCCGCAACAACCCCGAGCGCGGTTCCACCCCTATCCTGATGGTCACTAGCGAGCAAAATCAGAGCCGACTGGCGGCGATCGAAAAATCGGAGGTTTCGGCGATACTTGATAAGCCGTTCGAACCCATATCGATTAAACGCCTGCTATTGCACTTGCTTAACTGA
- a CDS encoding PAS domain-containing protein, whose protein sequence is MKPTITPNNNEKKLGDEDFIVSKTDTSGRITYANRIFMEIAGYPEHELLGVQHNIIRHPEMPRGVFRFMWNTLKAGDEFFGFAKNLCADGSFYWVFANITPDYDKDGKLQGYYSVRRNPPRSALAVLTPVYREMLAIEKRSSVKEAPDKSLEYLFEVVKQTGARNYDSLVLSLYKPNGA, encoded by the coding sequence ATGAAACCGACTATCACGCCAAACAATAACGAAAAAAAACTCGGCGACGAAGATTTCATCGTTTCGAAAACCGATACCTCGGGGCGTATCACCTACGCCAACCGCATCTTCATGGAAATTGCCGGTTATCCGGAGCACGAATTGCTTGGCGTGCAGCACAATATCATTCGGCATCCCGAGATGCCACGCGGCGTGTTCCGGTTTATGTGGAATACCTTAAAAGCCGGCGACGAATTTTTCGGTTTTGCCAAAAACCTGTGTGCCGATGGCAGTTTTTACTGGGTATTCGCCAATATCACGCCCGACTACGACAAGGATGGCAAATTGCAAGGCTATTACTCGGTACGCCGCAATCCGCCGCGCTCCGCGTTGGCGGTTTTAACCCCGGTATATCGGGAAATGCTAGCCATCGAAAAGCGCAGTTCGGTCAAGGAGGCCCCCGACAAATCGTTGGAGTACCTGTTCGAGGTGGTAAAGCAAACCGGGGCCAGGAATTACGATAGTTTGGTTTTAAGTCTCTATAAACCTAACGGAGCCTAA